A section of the Flavobacterium ardleyense genome encodes:
- a CDS encoding META domain-containing protein — translation MKVKIITLFAIIATMVSCNTTKKTDSATQNNADTEVEKDNVITDKYWKLVTLEGQAVTMVEGQEREVFLTLKSHDKTVNGFAGCNSFSGDYTLEDGNRIKFGTIATTMKACDGVVTEHTFLQVLDQADNYTIVNDELSLNVGRRAPLAVFKAVYMK, via the coding sequence ATGAAAGTAAAAATTATCACATTATTTGCCATTATTGCTACAATGGTAAGTTGTAACACTACTAAGAAAACTGATTCAGCAACACAGAATAATGCCGATACAGAGGTAGAAAAGGACAATGTAATTACTGATAAATATTGGAAATTAGTTACACTCGAAGGACAAGCAGTAACAATGGTTGAAGGACAAGAAAGAGAAGTATTTTTAACTCTAAAATCACATGATAAAACAGTTAATGGCTTTGCGGGTTGTAACTCTTTTTCTGGCGATTACACCCTTGAAGATGGAAACCGGATTAAATTTGGAACAATTGCAACTACGATGAAAGCTTGTGACGGAGTTGTAACTGAACACACATTTTTGCAAGTACTTGATCAGGCAGATAATTATACAATTGTAAACGACGAATTAAGCCTGAATGTGGGCAGAAGAGCACCCTTGGCAGTTTTTAAAGCCGTTTATATGAAATAG
- the glmS gene encoding glutamine--fructose-6-phosphate transaminase (isomerizing) — MCGIVGYIGHREAYPIIIKGLQRLEYRGYDSAGVMVYNEDGMLVCKTKGKVADLASKCESELNLVGNLGMGHTRWATHGVPNDVNSHPHVSNSGNLSIIHNGIIENYEPLKIELIKRGYTFTSDTDTEVLINLIEDVQKTDNLKLGKAVQVALNQVVGAYAIVVFDVRKPNELVVARLGSPLAIGIGENEYFIASDATPFIEYTSNAIYLEDEEMAIVRLHKPLKIRKIKDDTYVDPYIQELQLNLEQIEKSGYDHFMLKEIYEQPSVIKDTYRGRLLADQGIIRMAGIEDNLEKFLQAPRIIIIACGTSWHAGLVAEYIFEEFVRIPVEVEYASEFRYRNPVINKGDIVIAISQSGETADTLAAIKLAKQKGAFVFGVCNVVGSSISRETDAGAYTHAGPEIGVASTKAFTTQITVLTMIALRLAQAKGTLSKSELQLYLQELSNIPTKVEECLETNEQAKIIAAAMKDAPNCLYLGRGYNFPVALEGALKLKEISYIHAEGYPAAEMKHGPIALIDEHMPVVVIAPKQGHYDKVVSNIQEIKARKGQIIAVVTKGDTQVRELADYVLEVPDTADALSPLLTTIPLQLLSYHIAVMRECNVDQPRNLAKSVTVE; from the coding sequence ATGTGTGGAATTGTAGGTTACATCGGGCACCGAGAAGCATATCCAATTATTATAAAAGGATTACAGAGATTAGAATACCGTGGATACGATAGTGCCGGTGTTATGGTCTATAATGAAGATGGAATGTTAGTTTGCAAAACCAAAGGAAAAGTTGCAGATTTAGCATCAAAATGTGAAAGCGAATTAAATCTTGTAGGAAATCTAGGAATGGGTCACACTAGGTGGGCTACCCATGGAGTTCCTAACGATGTCAACTCTCATCCTCACGTTTCAAATTCTGGTAATCTTTCAATTATTCATAATGGAATCATTGAAAATTATGAGCCATTAAAAATTGAACTGATCAAAAGAGGATATACTTTTACTTCTGATACTGATACAGAAGTGTTAATAAATTTGATAGAAGACGTTCAGAAGACTGATAATCTTAAATTAGGAAAAGCAGTTCAAGTAGCGCTTAATCAGGTTGTCGGTGCATACGCGATTGTTGTATTTGATGTGCGTAAACCTAATGAACTAGTGGTAGCTCGTTTGGGTAGTCCATTAGCGATTGGTATTGGTGAAAATGAATATTTCATCGCGTCTGATGCTACTCCATTTATCGAATATACTTCAAATGCAATCTATCTCGAAGATGAGGAAATGGCAATTGTAAGACTTCATAAACCTTTGAAGATTCGCAAAATTAAAGACGACACTTATGTTGATCCTTATATTCAAGAATTACAGTTGAATTTGGAGCAGATAGAGAAAAGTGGTTACGATCACTTTATGCTTAAAGAAATTTATGAGCAGCCTAGTGTTATCAAGGATACATACAGAGGACGTTTGCTAGCAGATCAAGGCATTATCAGAATGGCTGGAATTGAGGATAATTTAGAAAAGTTCCTCCAAGCCCCGCGTATTATTATTATCGCTTGTGGTACTTCTTGGCATGCTGGTCTTGTAGCTGAATATATATTTGAAGAATTTGTAAGAATTCCAGTAGAAGTAGAGTATGCTTCTGAATTTAGATACAGAAATCCAGTTATAAATAAAGGAGATATCGTTATTGCAATTTCACAATCAGGTGAAACGGCAGATACTCTTGCAGCTATCAAATTAGCAAAACAAAAAGGTGCTTTCGTATTTGGAGTTTGTAACGTGGTAGGATCTTCAATCTCTCGTGAGACAGATGCTGGAGCTTATACACACGCAGGTCCAGAAATAGGAGTAGCTTCTACAAAAGCATTCACGACTCAAATTACTGTTCTTACAATGATTGCATTGAGACTTGCTCAAGCAAAAGGCACGTTGAGCAAATCTGAATTACAATTATATTTACAAGAGTTGTCTAATATCCCTACTAAGGTAGAAGAGTGTTTAGAAACTAACGAACAGGCAAAAATTATTGCAGCAGCAATGAAAGATGCGCCAAACTGTCTGTACTTAGGTCGAGGATATAATTTTCCAGTAGCCCTTGAAGGAGCATTAAAATTAAAAGAGATTTCTTATATTCATGCAGAAGGATATCCGGCGGCAGAAATGAAGCACGGACCGATTGCTTTGATTGATGAACATATGCCAGTTGTGGTAATTGCGCCTAAGCAAGGTCATTACGATAAAGTGGTAAGTAATATTCAAGAAATTAAAGCGCGTAAGGGACAGATTATCGCGGTTGTAACCAAAGGCGATACTCAAGTTCGTGAGCTTGCAGATTACGTCTTGGAAGTTCCAGATACAGCTGATGCATTATCGCCACTACTAACAACAATTCCGTTGCAATTACTGTCTTATCACATTGCAGTGATGAGAGAGTGTAACGTAGATCAGCCTAGAAACTTAGCGAAGTCTGTTACAGTTGAATAA